In one Culex quinquefasciatus strain JHB chromosome 2, VPISU_Cqui_1.0_pri_paternal, whole genome shotgun sequence genomic region, the following are encoded:
- the LOC6035256 gene encoding leucine-rich repeat-containing protein 4C isoform X5: protein MKMLRNLGFLLSALLLVQRSVAQCPWQREVPDLQTSCLCAYNLGQELSVQCDQVDFPVLVEALDKYARTTPLDLLYVNNSTIEKLEAGVFANLKLYNVQLSSCKISRIEDFAFRGQEDILKNLNLQDNFLDDVPIRALKILNILNLLDLSKNRINTIPNDAFNGLSKLSTLKLSDNNVTLAPFAFRGLETSLKNLNLKGTKQKRVPEAVRGLKTLAFLDLSQNGIRELPGNAGMRTFEGLDSLTALNLERNLIQTLGETAFSGIRKTLSSLSLLNNLLAEFPVGAIHSLRELRVLDIGFNLLTALPETAFRGNPAVTLLALDGNPLPTVPEKALLHLNRTLRGLSLGGRFLHCDCKLRWVAEWIRNGDLQVTSRERNPQFCGSPNRFRDRGFYSIQPEELTCPDAEVSIEGPVGLVDSLQPKTTTTTRTTTLLTTFPPSSAGATNTTLAEASSSTTALTTTTPTTTPPSSSSSQETVPPASPSTTDSTTTLTTTTQSTTKQSTSTSTTTTKAASATKSWRNPNNNGPGHKQRPPLVLGFPPQRGTQIDDSREVQVKNAFSSRQDSSVIIQWDSDTANILGFRVVYRLFGDKSFKQGPPLEASEREFKIKNVPTAECIIVCVVSLEEINVTPDTVPYTQCREVRTVASPASNMDKITIAASAAICGTIIVAVVIFITTSRILYRRRSKKMQSLSHHQQKSALPIAGLPVNCCGPTPSPNGPLGSLATLSAFNSHKLTTEVDEDNFW, encoded by the exons ATGAAAATGTTACGCAATCTAGGCTTTCTCCTGTCGGCGCTCCTCCTGGTGCAGCGGTCAGTGGCCCAGTGTCCCTGGCAGCGGGAGGTGCCCGACCTGCAGACGTCGTGTCTATGTGCCTATAACCTCGGACAGGAACTGTCCGTGCAGTGTGATCAA GTTGATTTTCCCGTACTAGTAGAAGCCTTAGACAAATACGCTCGGACGACGCCGCTCGATCTGCTGTACGTCAACAACTCGACGATCGAGAAGCTCGAGGCGGGCGTCTTTGCCAACTTGAAGCTGTACAACGTGCAGCTGAGCAGCTGTAAGATAAGCCGGATCGAAGATTTCGCCTTCCGGGGCCAGGAGGACATCCTGAAGAACCTGAACCTGCAGGACAACTTCCTCGACGACGTGCCCATCCGGGCGTTGAAGATTCTCAACATTCTGAACCTGCTGGATCTGTCGAAGAATCGAATCAACACCATTCCCAACGATGCCTTCAACGGACTGTCGAAGCTGTCGACGCTGAAGCTGAGCGATAACAACGTTACGCTGGCTCCGTTCGCCTTCCGCGGGCTGGAGACGAGCCTGAAGAACCTCAACCTCAAGGGAACCAAGCAGAAGCGAGTTCCCGAAGCGGTTCGAGGCCTGAAGACGCTCGCCTTCCTGGACCTTTCCCAGAACGGAATCCGGGAGCTGCCGGGTAACGCCGGCATGCGGACCTTCGAGGGGTTGGACTCCCTGACGGCGCTCAATCTGGAGCGCAACTTGATCCAGACGCTCGGCGAGACCGCCTTTTCCGGTATCCGGAAAACCCTAAGCTCCCTCAGCCTGCTGAACAACCTGCTGGCGGAGTTCCCCGTTGGTGCTATCCACTCGCTGCGCGAGCTGCGAGTGCTGGACATTGGTTTCAACCTGTTAACTGCCTTGCCGGAGACGGCATTCCGCGGCAATCCCGCCGTCACGCTGCTTGCCCTAGACGGCAACCCGCTTCCAACAGTGCCTGAGAAAGCCCTGCTGCATCTGAACCGCACCCTGCGGGGACTCTCGCTCGGCGGACGGTTCCTGCACTGCGACTGCAAGCTGCGCTGGGTCGCCGAGTGGATCCGGAACGGTGACTTGCAG GTCACCTCTCGCGAACGTAACCCCCAGTTCTGCGGGTCTCCGAACCGATTCCGCGACCGCGGCTTCTACTCGATCCAGCCGGAGGAGCTGACCTGTCCGGACGCCGAAGTCAGCATCGAGGGCCCGGTCGGACTGGTGGATTCGCTCCAACCCAAGACAACGACCACTACGCGAACAACGACACTTCTAACGACCTTCCCACCGAGTTCGGCCGGAGCTACGAACACTACCCTAGCGGAGGCGAGTAGCAGTACTACGGCGCTAACAACGACCACCCCGACAACGACCCCACCTTCATCGTCTTCCTCCCAAGAAACGGTACCACCAGCTAGTCCGTCAACGACGGATAGCACCACCACGCTTACAACCACGACTCAGTCCACCACCAAGCAGAGCACGTCGACTTCGACGACCACAACGAAGGCGGCCAGCGCTACCAAGAGCTGGCGCAACCCAAACAACAACGGGCCCGGACACAAGCAGCGACCACCGCTGGTGTTAGGCTTCCCGCCGCAACGCGGCACCCAGATCGACGACTCGCGGGAGGTTCAGGTTAAGAATGCCTTCAG CTCCCGCCAGGACAGCTCGGTCATCATCCAGTGGGACTCGGACACCGCCAACATCCTGGGCTTCCGTGTGGTCTATCGCCTGTTCGGCGATAAGAGCTTCAAGCAGGGCCCGCCGCTGGAGGCGAGCGAGCGCGAGTTCAAGATCAAGAACGTGCCCACGGCCGAGTGCATCATCGTGTGCGTCGTGTCGCTCGAGGAGATCAACGTCACGCCGGACACGGTGCCGTACACGCAGTGCCGCGAGGTACGGACCGTCGCCTCACCCGCCTCCAACATGGACAAGATCACGATCGCGGCCAGCGCCGCCATCTGCGGGACGATCATCGTAGCTGTGGTCATCTTCATCACCACCAGCAG GATTCTTTACAGGCGCCGCTCGAAGAAGATGCAGTCGCTGTCCCACCACCAGCAGAAGAGTGCCCTCCCAATTGCGGGCCTGCCCGTCAACTGTTGCGGCCCAACGCCTAGCCCGAACGGCCCGCTTGGATCGCTCGCGACGCTGTCCGCGTTCAACTCGCACAAG